DNA from Borreliella garinii:
TTTAACTCATTAGTATAAATCTCAATATCTGTGGCAACTCCTTTAAATCCACTCAAAGGCTGATGCAATAAATACCTGGCAAAAGGCAATGAAAATCTATTTTCTAATTTTGCAGCCAAAAAAATTAAAGCGGCAGCGCTAGCAACAAGCCCTACTCCAACTGTAAAAACTTTGGGCTTAACAAAACGGATCATATTGAAAATAGCAAACCCAGCATCAATATCACCTCCTTCTGAATCAATATACACAAATATAGGCTTTTTAAAATCTAAGGTCTCTAAGAATAATATTTTTTCTTGAAAAAGCCTAGAAACATCTTTGGTAATCTCACCAGCAATCACTATTGATCTACTCTTTAAAACTAATTTCAATGATTCATTATGCAAAACACAAATATTATCATCTTCTTTACCGGTCATAAAACATCCCTTATACAAAAACATAATGATATATTATAATTTAAAACAAAAGGTTTTTAAATGATAAAAAAGTATAAAAACTAACCAATTGCAACTAATTTCTTAAAAGCAAAAGGCTAATGAATCTTTAATTAACTTAGTTATGGTCAAAAAATACTCTAAATTTATATATAAGAAAAATCTAAAAAGGAGTTTATAATGCATTATGAATTTGCAGTTATCGGCGGAGGAATAGCAGGAAGCACCGTTACTTACGAACTACTTAAAAGAAATAAAAAAGTAATTCTTTTCGATGATGAAGATACAAAAGCAACAATAATAGCGGGCGGACTTATTAATCCTATTATGGGTAGAAAAATGAACATTGCCTGGAAAGAATCGCATATTTTTGAATTTGCAAAAAACTACTATCAAGAAATTGAAAAAACCATTAAATCCAACTTTTTCATAGAAAAAAATATCTTTAGACCCTTTACTACTGAAAATCAAAAAAATGAACTGGTTGATAAACTTGAAAACGATAAAAACATTAAAAACTTTATTTTGAAAATAAAAGATGGAAAAATTTATAATTTCTCAAACGACTCTAACGGCGGAATGATAATAAAAGGTGCTAGGATTAATACAAAAATCTATATAAAAAATATTAAAAAATATTTAATCAAAAAAAAATCATACATAAACAAAAATATCGACGAAAATAAAATTAAACTCGGAGAAAGTTTTTTTAAAATAGAAGATTTCAAGTTTGAAAAATTAATATTTGCAAAAGGGTATAAAGAAAAACTCAAAGGATTTTTTTCTTATCTCCCATTTGAACCTGCAAAAGGTGAAATCATTGTATTAGAATGCAAAAAATTAAATTTTAAAGAAGTTTACAATAGACATGTATCTTTAATTCACTTAAAAGACAACAAATTTTATCTTGGGGGCACTTACGAATGGAACACTTGGAATACACTTACAAATGAATGGGCAAAACTAGAATTATTAAAAAAATTTCAAAAAATAACAAATCTAAAATGCAAGGTCATTGATCAAAAAGCACACATAAGGCCCTCAACTCTTGACAGAGAGCCTTTCTTAGGAGAACACCCTAAGCATAAAAATATCTTCATATTAAATGGTTTTGGAACAAGAGGTATATCAATGGCACCATACTTATCCAATTTATTGATTAATAATATTGAAAAAATTGACAAAATTCCAAATCATTATAATATTAAAAGATACGCAAAATATTACAATATTTTAAATCATTCTTAAAATCAAAATTTTTACATCCATACTGACAAGCAATTAGATATCTTAATATTTCTAAAATTATGGAAAAATAATATAATGTTTAAGTTAAGCTAAAATAATTCTTATCAAAAGAGAAACTAAAAGTGAATCAAGATTTAACAAAGCAATTAAAATTAATCAAAACTTTCAAAACAAACCGGGAGAATAATCTTTGGGATTTAACATTAACATTATAGGAACTGGAGGAACAAGGCCGCTCCACAACAGATATTTGTCATCGGTGCTCATCGAATACAATGGAGACAATTTTTTATTCGATTGTGGAGAAGGAACTCAAATGTCTTTAAGAAAACAAAAAATATCTTGGCAAAAAATAAAAATGATTTGCATTACACACTTACATGCTGATCACATTACAGGACTACTTGGAATAGTAATGCTAATGTCACAAAGTGGAGAGACAAGAAAAGAGCCATTAATCATCGCTGGACCTGTTGGAATAAAAAACTATACAAAAACTAATATAGATATGCTTAAAATATATAAAAACTATGAAATAATTTATAAAGAAATAATCATAGACAAAACAGAAAAAATAATATATGAAGATAAAACAAAAAAAATTGAATACACCAGGCTAAAGCATTCAATAGAATGTGTTGGATATTTATTCATAGAAAAAGATAAACCTGGCAAATTTAATACAGAAAAAGCAGAAGAGTTAAACATTCCCAAAGGGCCTATTAGAAAAACTCTGCAAGATGGGAAAGAAATACTAATAAACGGAAAAATTATAAAGCCATCAGAAATACTTGGAGAATCTAAAAAAGGATTGAAAGTTGCGTACATTACAGATACTGGTTATTTTAAAGAGCTCATACAGCAAATCAAAAATTTCAACCTTGTAATAATTGAGAGCACATTTAAAAATGAGCTTAAAAAGGAAGCGGATAAAAAACTTCATTTAACAGCTGGTGGGGCTGCAAATATTGTTAAACAAGCAAAAGTTTTACAAACAGGCCTTATTCATTTTAGTGAAAGATATACATTAAGAAAAGATCTTGAAAACTTACTAAAGGAGGCAAAATTGGAATATCCAGATGGAGAAATTTTTTTAACAAAAGACGGAATGAGACTTGAAGCAAGCAAGAATAATTTTATTATTAAATAGGAGGGTATATGATAAATGTAGAAAAAGTTACCAAAATGTATGGTTCATTTACAGCGCTACTTAATGTTAACTTTAAGGTGGAAGAAGGCGAAGTGCTTGGCATACTTGGCCCAAACGGAGCCGGAAAGTCCACATTAATCAAAATCTTAACATCATTTCATTATCCAAGTAAAGGTAATGTAAAAATTTTTGGAAAAGACATTGTAGAACATTCAAAAGAAATATTGCAACAAATAGGATATGTTCCTGAAAAACTAGCTCTTTATCCAGAACTTTCTGTTAAAGAATATTTAAAGTTCATATCAGAAATAAAAGGTGTTAAAAAAATAAAAAAAGAAATTGACAGAGTAATAAGCATATTTAAATTAAAAGAAGTTGAAGATAAGCTGATTTCTCAACTTTCAAAAGGATTTAAGCAAAGAGTAGGAATAGCTGGTGCTTTAATAAATAATCCTAAGCTTGTAATACTTGATGAACCAACAAATGGTCTTGACCCAAATCAAATAATTGAATTTAAAGAATTTTTAAGAGAACTCGCAAAAGAAAGTACAATATTATTTTCTTCACACATACTAAGCGAAGTAGAATCTATTTGTAAAAGAATAATTATTGTCAACAACGGAGTAATTGTTGCTGATGACACAAAAGAAAATATTATTAAAAATAAACTTAAAGAGATCGAAATAGAATTAATAATTTTAAAAAAATCTGAAAATGAAAAAAAAATTTTCAATAGTAAAAATGATATTTTTACACTAATACAACTTGAAGAACACGATAAGGACTTAAACATTTCATTAAAACTATCTCAAGGCAAAACAGAAGAAGATCTCTTTAGCTACATAGTAAAAAATAATATAATCTTAAAAGCAATGATCCCAAAACATGAAAGTCTTGAAAAAATATTTAGCAAATTAACCAAGGAGAGATAAAAATGAAAATAGATTTAAAGCAATCTTTAGCTCTTTCTAAAAAAGAACTAAAAATATTATTTGGAACTCCAACTGCATACGTTGTGATGCTATTTTTTTTAACATTTATAAACTTTTCATTTATTTTTTTATCAGGATTTTTTATTAAAGACAATGCATCTCTTACCTCTTATTTCTCTTCAATGCCTATTATTTTGATGTTAGTGCTGCCAGCACTTAGTATGGGGGTGTTCTCAGAAGAACATAAAACAGGAAGCATTGAACTACTTTATGCTCTACCTCTAAGCCCTCAAGAGATAGTCTTGGGTAAATTTATTACACTCAAAATATTTACCTTAATACTATTCTCACTTACCTTACCTCTTACAATAATGACAATTTTCATGGGCGAATTTGATCTTGGAATAATATTGCTTCAATATCTGGGGATAATTCTTTATTCTCTCTCGGTGCTAAGCATGGGAACATTTATCTCCTCTATTACAAAAAGTCAAATAGTCTCTTACATAATAACCGTATTTACACTGATATTAATACTATTTTCTGGGAAATTGGTTATGATCTTTGGAAAAGAAAATATAATAGGAGAAATGCTTAATTTTATTTCAATAACTAATCACTTTAGCTATTTTAATATGGGAATACTAAACTTATCAGACTTTATTTATTTTATTACATTCACAATCACATTTCTAATGCTAAGCACACACAGCATAACGCTAAAAAAATGGAGATAAAATTATGAAAAATAAAGAAAACGAAGTTTTAAACCTAACTTTAAACCTTACAATAATCTTTTTGATTTTTTGCAATGTATCTATTTTCATTTTTAAAATAGACCTTACAAAGCACAAAGCTTTTACAATATCTAAAGTTACAAAAAATTTGTTTTCAAGTGCAAATGAAACAATATATATCACATATTACAATTCGGGAAGCCTTGAAAACTATTTTGCTTTTCCAAATCAAATAAAAAATTTTTTAATAAGTTTTTCTGATGCTTCAAAAGGCAAAGTAATTTACAAAGAGCTTGATGCTGATAAAATTTCAACACCATTAGAACACATTGGCATTCCTTCTCAACAAATCGACTTAAGAGATATTAATCAACTCTCAATACTCAAAATATATTCAGGAATTGAAATTATTTATGAAGGTCAAAGAGAAGTAATACCAGTTGTAACAGAAATCAGCAATTTAGAATATGACCTTGCAAATGGACTTGACAAGCTAATAAACAATACAAAAAAAGTTTTAGGACTTGCTTTTGGAGACAGTACTTTAAAAGAAGCACACAAAAACTTTTCTGAAATAATGAAAAAAGCATTTGGTATTGAAATAAAAGAAATAGACTTAAAAACTGAAAAATTAGAAGACATGAGAAAAGAAATCAATGGATTATTCATTATTGGTGCTAAAGAAATTGATGAAGAGATTGTAAAAAAAATTGACGATTTTATTGTTAATGATGGAAAAATATTTATTGCAACAAGCACAATTGACTACAATCCTCAAAATCCATATGGCATAACTCCTATTAAATCTAAACTATTTGATCTATTTGAAAGTTATGGTATAAAATACAACGACAATATTATTCTTGATAAAAGAGCACCTACAATCTTTTTAGGTGGCAATTTCCAAACTTACTATCCATGGGTCTTAATAGACAAAAGTAATATTGTAAAAAAAGACATACCACTACTTAAAAATTTTTATGCTGCTACAATTCCTTGGAGCAGTTCATTAGAACTTGTAAAAAAAGATGTAGCAGAAGTAAAATTTTTGCCTCTATTTGCAAGCTCCAAACAATCATGGCAAGTTAAAGAGCCTAATCTTTCAAACATATCTTTGAATGCATTCGAAGTTCCAAATAAATTTGAAGAAAATGAACTCAAAATGCTAGGATATGCAATTGAAGGAAAAATTAAAAGTCTATATAAAGAACAATATTCCAAAAATTCTAAAATAATTCTAACAGGATCAAGCATGATATTTAGTGATTATATGTACAACGGTTCTCCATCAAACTTTGAACTATCAGGAAGAATTTCGGATTATTTAATGCAAAAGGAAGAATTTTTTAATATTAAGTCCAGAGAAATACGAGCTAAATTAAAATTTACAAGCTCTTCAAACGAAATGGTCAATGCAAAGTTTTCATTAATAATTGTTAACTTAATTATTCTTCCAACAATAATATTAATATTTGGACTTGTTAGATTTACTAGAAAAAGAAAAGCAAATTAAGAATAAAGGAGTATTTATGACAAAACCAAAAATATTCTCAATCAATAAAGAAAAAATAAAAATATTGACAATAGTAGTATTAACATCTACATTCTTATTAGGAATAATTTTTTCAAATGAAAATAAAGTAGCAAGAATCCTGGAAGAAAAATTTTTCGATTTTGACTTAAATTTAATTTCTAAAATCGAAACAGAACTTGAAGGAACGCTGACAAAACTTGGTAAAGATTGGATGCTAACATACAACAAACAAAATATTCCCGTTGACAATAAAAAAGTTAATTCTCTAATCAGAGCATTAGACGAACTTCAAAAAAATAAACTTGTAAGTAGAGATCAAAAAAAGCACAAAGAATTGGGAATAGGAGAAAATCCAAGCTTCAAATTATTTGACAATAATAACAAACTATTGACAGAAATTTTTGTTGGAAAACCAGGAGAAGGCGATTCAAGATTAGCATACATTAAGGGTAGCAGCGAAAATGTTTACTTAACAAAAAATATTTTCTTATCATATAAAGGGAATTCTTATAATACATTTTCAGATACTACACTATTTCAAGAAAAAAACACAAAATTAGAAAGTTTATCATTCAAAATAATAAGAAAATTAAACAAAGAAAATGAAAATAACATAAATAATAACTATGAGATTACCACTAAAGATGGTCTTTATTTTTTAAATAACCAAAAAATGTTAAAAGAAAGGCCTTTAAATATTATTGCTGAATTTAAAGCCGATGGACTTGAAATTGACAAATCTAAAATAAATGACTATAACCTTCAATACAAGATTGAAGTCAAATGGAGCAATAAAAGTGTTAACAATATTGAAGTTTACTTTAACAAAAATGAAGAAAATGACAAAGACATATTAATCAAAAAAGATAAAGATGAATATTACTACATGACTAGCAAATGGACTTTTTTTGATGTATTTAACTTAGAAAAAAAAATAATAGAAAAAGATAATATTTCTAGCAATGATAATCAAAAAGATGAGCATGAACACCACAACAATGCAGATTAATCTTGCTATGTATTAAAAAGAATAAAAAGCAAAACATATAAAAATAAATATAATCAAAATATAACCATGAAAATAGACAACATTTTATCAAAAGATAAGATGTTGTTTCGCTTTAATGATCAATGAGTTAATCTTTTAAATTACAATAATATTTTAGATAAAGCAAAAAAATTGTTTAGCTATCAAAAATTAAGTTAAAAATTTTTATATAAAAATGAAATGGAATTTAAACTGAATAGATTCTTTAACTTTTAGTAAGTAAAAATTTAACTTTTTTTAAAACTTCATATTCTTGTTTAATTTTAAAAATATTTCTATTGGGATTTAACTCAAGCTCACTTTCTACCCTATCAATGAAATTTATTAATACGGTTTTTTCATCGCTATTTAGCACAACATTACTTAAAGATTCTTCAGCATTAAATTTGCTCACAACCTTTTCAACATCATTAAAATTGAAATGAGAAGAAGAATGATCCTCAGTTATACTTTGAGAACCAAGCTTTTCACAATTAGCAATATTATTACTTTGGTCTTGACCTGCTACATCTCTTAAACTATCCCTCAAATTTTTCTCTCCATCATTAGAAAAAGAACCTTCAATCGTTTGAGAATCTAGGTCCTTTTTTAGAATGCTTTCAAAGTCATCAAATTCTTTTAACTCAAGAGGTTCACCAGAACTCTTAAAAACCGTACAATTAGCACTATTCTCATGCTCAATATTTACATTCTTATCATTCTTATCAATTAAATCTAAATGTTGTTTATTATCTACAAAACTCTCCAATTTTTCATTATGATCGTTATTATTATTTAACTCCATATTTTCTAAGGACACATTATCGCTACCAATGTCAATGCCTTCTTTTTTAATCAAATTATTCGAAAAATTATCCGCCGTATGTAAATTGCTAGTCAAATCAAAATCTTTATCTTTATTAAATTTAACATCATGCTGAACTCCTTCACTTTCTTTTGGGGTATAATTAATACCCTCAAGTAGCGCATCTAATTCTTCTTTACCAATAGAAATATTAGGCAAATTGTCTTCTTTTTTAGAAAATGAATCGTCAATCTCAGGCGACTTTTTTTCAAAATCTTTAGAATCTGAAATAATAAAATCTCTTTGAACAAGCTTAAGCCCATTATCAATCATTTCTTTTTCAACTCTTTCAACACGAAGCTCAACATCCTTTAAACAATTAATCAACTCGCCATGTCGTTCTTTTAATATGTTATCGAGTTTTAATAGCTTTTCATCTAAAAAAAATTTAAGATTATCTGAAGCCGTAGAAACAACATCAACAGACTCATTTCTTAAAAATACTTTTTCCATATCAAAATCAACTTCCTTAGGACCTTCTTTGATAAAAAAAATACTTTTCTTCATGCTAAACTTGCTCTCCACCAAAACTACTCAATATAACTACAATCTAAATCAACTTTAACTACTTGTAAATATAGTATATTAAGAATATAATTACAAGCTATATGACCATTTATAAAAAAATTGCAATGTCTTTTTACTCAGGAATACTAAGCTACTTTATAATAGCTCCCATATTTGGAGAGAGAGGATTTGTTAATTATCAAAAACTGGATAATAACTTAACATTAATAAAAAATCACATCGAAAAACTAAAAGAAATTCAAAAAGAATTAAAAGCAAGATATATTAATTTACAAGTATCTAAATCCGAAATTCTAAAAGAAGCCAACAAGTTGGGCTACTACCCCAAAAACTCAACAGTAATAAAAACCAATAACAATAAAGATCAATATCGCCAAGGGCAAATATTAACACTACAAAATCCCATTTCCAAGAATCAAAATTTTTACTTTATATCAATAGCAATAGGTTTAATTTATTATTTTTTATCAAGTTGTATTATCCAAACCAAAAAAATCACAAAAAGCAATAAACTTGCTTCCAACAACTCTAAGGATTAGCTTTATTGAAAATATTTATTTTTAAAAATGTAATATATTTATTAATTAATTTAATTTGTGCATCATTTTTTTGCGTATCGTTAGTAAGTTTTTTTTCAAATGAACACCAGTATACTCCTTTTGTTAAAACAAATATCCTAAAAAAATACTTGCAGTACATTGGAATATGCAAAAGTATAGAAAGATATGCTTTGATACATAACTTTAACCCCAAATCAAAATTAGAAAAAAATTACTTTTTAAAGCATATAGCTGGTAATTCATATATAATATACAAAACAAAAAACGAAGGAATACTATGGGGTGATTATCGGTACTCACTACTGAGCAATGGAAAGCCAACTACTAAAATAATTTTTAAAAAAATATTCAATACTTTAAAAGTCTCAATTCCAGGAGCCCTGCTCTCTTATATTGCAGCAATAGCCCTTATTATAATTTGGAAACTTTACATAAAAAACAACTTAATAAATAATTTTTTAGAATATTTAATGCTATTACTCCACTCCATGCCAAGAAACTTAACAGTATTTTTAATATTGTCTTTAATATATTACTTAAATTTAAATCCAAAAAATTTAATAATAGGTGGATTTGCATGGTTTTTTTCATTCTTTATATTTAATTCTGTAATTTTCAAACAATCTCTTGACAAAACTTTATCAGAGTTTTACATAAAAGCTGCAAAATCAAGAGGAATAAATAAAATACAAATAATCTTAAAACATGCATTAATTCCATCAATAACGCCATTACTTACTAACATGAGACCTATTTTAACAACTGCTTTTTTTGGAGCATCAATGATTGAATCAATGTTTGAAATTGATGGAGTTGGGGCCTTATATTTAAATGCTTTAAAATTCAACGATTATGCCATTTCTAAAGATTTAATTTTTATTGGTGTTTTCATTATGCTTATTCCAAATATAATAACAGATATATTAATTTACAAAATCAACCCATACAAGGACACGCTAAGCTAATGAAACTAGATATAATAAAAAAAAATTTTTATATCGTACTATTTAGCATATTTATTGTATTGTTAATCATTGCTCCAGAACTAGTTAATGAAAATTCAAAAATTGCAATCTACAAAAAAGATCCAAATAAAATTTATTTAAAATCTACCAAAAAAATACCTATGCCACCCACAAAAGACAATCCACTAGGAATCGACAAAATGGGCAGAGATATTATGGCAAGATTAATAATTGCAACTAGAAATTCTATTCTACTTTCACTAAGCTATGCAACAATTTCTGCAATAATCGGAATCTTCATTGGAACAATAATTGGCATGATTAGTTTTGAAATTTGCATGCAAATTTCAAAACTAATCGAAGCATTACAAACGTTACCTTTTTTTTATGTTGTGTCTTTAGTTTTTTACTACTTTTTAAAACAAAAAACTTACAATATGCTTCAAACAGCAACACTATTGGCATTGATTCATGGATGGATTAGGTTTGCTTTTATTGCAAGAAACAATACGCTAATAATAAAAAATTTAGATTATGTTAAAGCCGGTGAAGCTATGGGAGCAAGCAAAATTCGAATAATATTAAGTCATATTTTTCCAGAAGTATTCTCATCAATATCATCCATAATTCCATTACAAATGGCAAGGAGTCTTACTACTTTTGAAGTAGTAAGCTTTTTACAAAAACAAGATAAAAATCTATATCCTAGCCTTGGAGAACTGCTCAACTATATGGAAATGGGCAATAAATATTTATGGATATGGATCAATCCCCTACTCATATTAATAGTCATAAACATAATACTAACAATAATAAATTTACAACTGAGAAAAAAAATGAAACATTTAATATCATATTAACTAAAAAAATTAACAAACTCTTGGAGAAAATTTTTCTAAAAAACAATTCGCGCAACTTACATTTCTAGCAGTGCAAACTTCTCTTCCATGCTTATTAATAGCCATAGAAAATCTATACTGCTTACAAGGCTCTATTCTTCTTTTTAGATCCAGTTCAATCTTAATAGGAGAATTTTCCAAAGAAAGAGCATGCCTTTTAATAACTCTGCTAAAATGAGTATCTACAATAATTGCGGGCTTATTGTAAACAGAACCAAGAATAACATTTGCTGTTTTTCGACCTACTCCGGGTAGCTTAACAAGATCAAAAATATTATTTGGAATAACGCCATTAAATTTTTCCAAAATATCAATAGAACAATTTACAATATTATTAGCTTTCCTTGAATAAAAACCAGTCTTATAAATTAATTTTTCAACATCTCTTATATTTGCTCTTGATAAACTTTCAAAATTCCCGTACCTTTCAAAAAGACATGGAGAAATTTTATTCACCAAATTATCTGTTGTTCTTGCACTTAAAATTGCCATTATTAAAAGTTCATAATTATTCTTATAATTTAAAAAAGGTTTAACATCGGGATATCTAAACAAAGTCTCATCAACAATCAAATCAAGATTAATCATAAAAAAATTATAAAACATAATAAACATAAAACAAAAAATATACAAATTAAAGGTATCTAGACCTTATTGACAAGGATTTTTCAAAATGATATACTCATCATTAGCATTTAAACTGCACCAATAGCTCAATTGGATAGAGCAACAGACTTCTAATCTGTAGGTTTTAGGTTCGAGTCCTAATTGGTGCGCTTCATTCGGGATGTGGCCTAGTGGCTAAGGCACCTGCTTTGGGAGCAGGGGATCGTGAGTTCGAATCCCACCATCCCGAAAAAAATTTAAAAAGCTAAAAACTGTGTTTTTAGCTTTTTAATAATTTATACAAATTTAATCGAATCTTAAAATTATTCAACTTTCTTTAAAGTATTTAAATCTAAAGTAATAAGACTTTTAAACTCATCCTGCAAATAAATAAAATTCTTTCTCACAGAAAAGCTAGTAAAAGGCAAAATTTTATTCTCTGAAAGAATAAACTCATCTAAATTTTTAGGAGAAAATTTAGCCAATCTCCAAACATTGCCACTATCTTTCACAACTACTAAAATCATTTTAGAGTCAACATAAAGAGATGAATTTTTATTAATCTCAAAATTAGACTCCGATATCACTTTTAAATTCTCAAGTTTATTAAGTATTTGAAGCTTGGCTTTTCCTGAATCCATTTTAATAACAACTAAATCTTTTTCACGTTCATAAATTCCATACCGCTGAATGCCTTGCTGAGTACTTTCTTTAAGTCTAACACCAGTATTCAAATCAATAAGTTGAAGCGTTCCTAAATTTGTAATAGGATCAATAACCTCTAAAAATACAGGATTACTAGAATCTATAGACATAGTAGTCAAATCTTGATTTAAAGAAGTAGGTTGACTTTTGGTTTGAGGCTTGGTTTCTTGCAAGTTAACATCTTTATTATCTATACCCTCTTTTGAATCCATATCGCTATAAGAAGGCTTATCTAATGGTGATGATTCGCTAACCTCATTGTTGTTAGACTTTGAAATTTCATTTACTCTCTTAATCTCAGAAACAGGTTTTAAATTTTTTTTACTATCTAATTTTTTATCTTCAGATAATTTTTTATCTTCCGGCCTCATAAGATTTTCGTCATTATTAAAATCAGCTAAACTTGCCTTTGATTCCTCTTTGACTATTTCTCCTTCTTTGCCTTTAATTTTTTCTTTACTAGAAACTTTAGAATTTAAATCTCGATTAAGATCTAATGCTTTAGGATCTTTACTTTTTAAAAGTTCTTCATCACTTTTTTTGATTTCAATTTGCTTTTCAATTTCTCTTTTTTGATTTTCATCGCTAGTTTCTTTAAGCTGTTCCTGCAAGTCTTCTATACTTTCTTTTATTTGTAGCTGCTTATCAACTTTAGGAGAACTTACATCACCAGGTTTTGGTAAATTCTTTTCTTTATTAATCTCGTTAATATCCTCTTGAATCTTCTCTCTAACAGTATCCCTTTGAATATCTAAATTATCTTCAGAAGAATCTAATTTTTGTTGGGCTTTATCAATATCGATTGCCTTTTTATCTAGTTCTTCCTTTTGTTTCTTTTTAGCATCAACCTGACTTTCAATCTCTTTTCTATGCTCTTCATCTGTAGCCTTTTCAAGCTGATCTCTTAAATTCTCAATAGTCTCTGTTATATTGGAATCACTTTTATGAACATTATCTAATTCAATATCAATTTTATCTTGATCTGCTTTATGAGTTTCGCCTTGAATATCTGTAATATCTCTTGCAAAGTTAACACCTGCTTCATTCTCGCTTAAAAGAGCTGCCACAACCTTATCTGTAACCAAACTGTCAATATCAATGTCAGACTCAATTTTTCCAGATAAAATATTCTTTTTAAGAGGAATAAATATTTGTGTCTTTCCAGCCCATTGACTGTACACTCTAGAAAGACCTGCATTTTCTTTAGTTAAAGACTTTAAAGCAGCCTCAATATAAACCTCTTTATAATAATTTAAATCCCCTCTATAAACAGCATTATGTATTGTAATAACCTTAGCAATTAATTCAGCACTAGATCTTTCATAATCAAAAGACTTTATCAAATACCCTGTAAGAATTCTTCTTAGATTCAATATACTGTCAAGCTGTGACTTACTACCAATAGAAAAAACATCAACGCTTGCTCTTTTATCTTGATCGTCAATAAATCTATTAATAAAATATTTACCATAATAACTTGAGTTGCTA
Protein-coding regions in this window:
- a CDS encoding ribonuclease Z; its protein translation is MGFNINIIGTGGTRPLHNRYLSSVLIEYNGDNFLFDCGEGTQMSLRKQKISWQKIKMICITHLHADHITGLLGIVMLMSQSGETRKEPLIIAGPVGIKNYTKTNIDMLKIYKNYEIIYKEIIIDKTEKIIYEDKTKKIEYTRLKHSIECVGYLFIEKDKPGKFNTEKAEELNIPKGPIRKTLQDGKEILINGKIIKPSEILGESKKGLKVAYITDTGYFKELIQQIKNFNLVIIESTFKNELKKEADKKLHLTAGGAANIVKQAKVLQTGLIHFSERYTLRKDLENLLKEAKLEYPDGEIFLTKDGMRLEASKNNFIIK
- a CDS encoding ABC transporter permease, with translation MKIDLKQSLALSKKELKILFGTPTAYVVMLFFLTFINFSFIFLSGFFIKDNASLTSYFSSMPIILMLVLPALSMGVFSEEHKTGSIELLYALPLSPQEIVLGKFITLKIFTLILFSLTLPLTIMTIFMGEFDLGIILLQYLGIILYSLSVLSMGTFISSITKSQIVSYIITVFTLILILFSGKLVMIFGKENIIGEMLNFISITNHFSYFNMGILNLSDFIYFITFTITFLMLSTHSITLKKWR
- a CDS encoding ABC transporter ATP-binding protein; translated protein: MINVEKVTKMYGSFTALLNVNFKVEEGEVLGILGPNGAGKSTLIKILTSFHYPSKGNVKIFGKDIVEHSKEILQQIGYVPEKLALYPELSVKEYLKFISEIKGVKKIKKEIDRVISIFKLKEVEDKLISQLSKGFKQRVGIAGALINNPKLVILDEPTNGLDPNQIIEFKEFLRELAKESTILFSSHILSEVESICKRIIIVNNGVIVADDTKENIIKNKLKEIEIELIILKKSENEKKIFNSKNDIFTLIQLEEHDKDLNISLKLSQGKTEEDLFSYIVKNNIILKAMIPKHESLEKIFSKLTKER
- a CDS encoding ATP-dependent Clp protease proteolytic subunit, with amino-acid sequence MTGKEDDNICVLHNESLKLVLKSRSIVIAGEITKDVSRLFQEKILFLETLDFKKPIFVYIDSEGGDIDAGFAIFNMIRFVKPKVFTVGVGLVASAAALIFLAAKLENRFSLPFARYLLHQPLSGFKGVATDIEIYTNELNKVKKELNSIISKETGQDISTIEKDTDRDFWLDSSAAKKYGLVFEVVETKWQLEEFISV
- a CDS encoding NAD(P)/FAD-dependent oxidoreductase, encoding MHYEFAVIGGGIAGSTVTYELLKRNKKVILFDDEDTKATIIAGGLINPIMGRKMNIAWKESHIFEFAKNYYQEIEKTIKSNFFIEKNIFRPFTTENQKNELVDKLENDKNIKNFILKIKDGKIYNFSNDSNGGMIIKGARINTKIYIKNIKKYLIKKKSYINKNIDENKIKLGESFFKIEDFKFEKLIFAKGYKEKLKGFFSYLPFEPAKGEIIVLECKKLNFKEVYNRHVSLIHLKDNKFYLGGTYEWNTWNTLTNEWAKLELLKKFQKITNLKCKVIDQKAHIRPSTLDREPFLGEHPKHKNIFILNGFGTRGISMAPYLSNLLINNIEKIDKIPNHYNIKRYAKYYNILNHS
- a CDS encoding GldG family protein — translated: MKNKENEVLNLTLNLTIIFLIFCNVSIFIFKIDLTKHKAFTISKVTKNLFSSANETIYITYYNSGSLENYFAFPNQIKNFLISFSDASKGKVIYKELDADKISTPLEHIGIPSQQIDLRDINQLSILKIYSGIEIIYEGQREVIPVVTEISNLEYDLANGLDKLINNTKKVLGLAFGDSTLKEAHKNFSEIMKKAFGIEIKEIDLKTEKLEDMRKEINGLFIIGAKEIDEEIVKKIDDFIVNDGKIFIATSTIDYNPQNPYGITPIKSKLFDLFESYGIKYNDNIILDKRAPTIFLGGNFQTYYPWVLIDKSNIVKKDIPLLKNFYAATIPWSSSLELVKKDVAEVKFLPLFASSKQSWQVKEPNLSNISLNAFEVPNKFEENELKMLGYAIEGKIKSLYKEQYSKNSKIILTGSSMIFSDYMYNGSPSNFELSGRISDYLMQKEEFFNIKSREIRAKLKFTSSSNEMVNAKFSLIIVNLIILPTIILIFGLVRFTRKRKAN